A genomic window from Paenibacillus sp. FSL K6-0276 includes:
- the fliJ gene encoding flagellar export protein FliJ, translating to MRFHYTFQKVVDLKGNEKTQAEWMLSSALGELQAQERSLDELAFQRSAIMLSLQNAVEQKTPMVKIREMQEYVEYLDKCIVRKHKDIRSAHQEVLKKQDQLSTKVLDEKVWLKAKDKAETQFQQSMILREQNELDEIATVRFAMKSL from the coding sequence ATGAGATTTCATTATACTTTTCAAAAAGTCGTTGACTTGAAGGGTAATGAGAAGACACAGGCAGAATGGATGCTTTCAAGCGCACTTGGAGAATTGCAGGCACAGGAAAGAAGCCTGGATGAACTCGCCTTTCAACGGAGCGCGATCATGCTATCCTTGCAAAATGCCGTAGAACAAAAGACACCTATGGTGAAGATTCGTGAAATGCAAGAGTATGTAGAATATCTGGATAAATGTATTGTCCGTAAACATAAGGACATTAGAAGTGCACATCAGGAAGTCCTGAAGAAGCAAGATCAGTTAAGCACAAAGGTATTAGATGAAAAAGTATGGTTAAAGGCAAAAGATAAGGCTGAGACACAGTTTCAGCAAAGTATGATTTTACGGGAACAAAACGAACTGGATGAGATAGCAACCGTCCGCTTCGCGATGAAATCCCTCTAA
- the fliI gene encoding flagellar protein export ATPase FliI: MGKKMLDSSRYKEQLRNLDPVRINGKVTQVIGLMVESEGPDASIGDVCYIYPSKGNKPLQAEVVGFRDNKVLLMPLGELQAIGPGCDVVGTGKPLSVQVGSELLGKVLDGLGQPLDGSLIPARMPHSSTFNIPSNPLNRPRVQEPISIGVRAIDGLLTIGKGQRVGIFAGSGVGKSTLMGMIARNTSADVNVIALIGERGREVLDFIERDLGPEGLQRSVVIVATSDQPALIRIKGALIATTIAEYFRDRGLNVMLMMDSVTRYAMAQREVGLAVGEPPAMRGYTPSVFASLPKLLERAGTGPSGSITAFYTVLVDGDDMNEPIADAVRGILDGHIVLNRNIANKGHFPAIDVLSSISRVMKDIAPEEQIAAAENVKRLMAVYKDSEDLINIGAYQRGSNAQIDESMEYIESIWEFTKQKVNEKVTLAEVQQSLISHFSRS; this comes from the coding sequence ATGGGGAAGAAGATGCTTGATAGTAGCCGTTATAAGGAGCAACTTCGTAATCTCGATCCGGTTAGGATCAATGGGAAAGTGACGCAGGTTATCGGCCTTATGGTTGAATCGGAAGGACCTGATGCTAGCATTGGTGATGTATGCTATATCTATCCTTCCAAAGGAAATAAGCCGCTGCAAGCTGAGGTCGTTGGTTTCCGAGACAACAAGGTGCTATTAATGCCGCTTGGAGAACTGCAGGCTATTGGACCTGGCTGTGATGTAGTGGGTACAGGTAAGCCGCTTAGTGTGCAGGTAGGGTCAGAATTGCTGGGTAAGGTACTGGATGGTCTAGGACAACCACTTGATGGTTCCCTAATCCCGGCTCGAATGCCACATAGTTCGACCTTTAACATTCCGTCGAATCCACTCAATAGACCGCGAGTGCAAGAACCTATTAGCATCGGAGTAAGAGCGATAGACGGCTTGTTAACTATCGGTAAAGGCCAGCGGGTAGGGATTTTCGCTGGCTCGGGGGTCGGAAAAAGTACGCTCATGGGAATGATTGCACGTAATACATCAGCGGACGTTAATGTTATTGCTCTGATTGGGGAGCGTGGCAGGGAAGTATTGGATTTCATAGAACGCGATTTGGGACCTGAGGGTTTGCAGCGTTCAGTCGTTATTGTTGCTACATCTGATCAACCAGCATTAATTCGAATTAAGGGAGCACTTATTGCTACGACGATTGCTGAGTATTTCCGTGATCGAGGACTTAATGTGATGCTCATGATGGATTCGGTCACACGTTATGCTATGGCTCAACGTGAAGTTGGACTTGCAGTCGGGGAGCCTCCAGCTATGCGAGGTTATACACCATCGGTGTTTGCAAGCTTACCCAAACTGCTGGAACGTGCTGGTACTGGCCCTTCGGGCTCAATAACAGCCTTCTATACGGTATTGGTTGATGGCGACGACATGAATGAGCCGATTGCTGATGCTGTCAGAGGGATACTTGACGGACATATCGTACTCAATCGAAATATTGCTAATAAAGGACACTTCCCAGCGATAGATGTACTTTCCAGCATAAGCCGCGTAATGAAGGATATCGCTCCAGAAGAGCAGATCGCAGCAGCAGAAAATGTAAAACGACTAATGGCCGTTTACAAGGATTCAGAAGATTTAATTAATATCGGAGCTTATCAGAGAGGCTCCAATGCTCAGATCGACGAGTCGATGGAGTACATAGAGAGTATATGGGAATTCACAAAACAAAAGGTGAATGAAAAAGTTACGCTGGCTGAAGTTCAACAATCTTTAATTTCACACTTCTCAAGGAGTTGA
- a CDS encoding FliH/SctL family protein, with product MSKLIKHSQYVPVDVLKRLEQARQYAGLTEEPVPEETVSETHYHDPAREEAEVARKQMLKDAQEFAEEQVRNASLEAEQIVESSKAEAEEWWKQRREQDEHLVEAVKADAYQHGYQEGVSQAEQEMQLKVAAMMEEARAVLNEAYKARDVIIQEAEPFLVELSCDIAEKIVDRQLTVEPQFAMDLIRKNLARKREQGLISLCVSPALFAFVNAAREELSLVVDSQAELQILPDSTVKDQGCVIRSSFGSIDARIDTQLAEIKKELVRIALDTDEQRNGEEDA from the coding sequence TTGTCTAAGCTGATTAAGCATTCTCAGTATGTTCCAGTAGATGTACTCAAAAGATTGGAGCAGGCCCGGCAATATGCGGGCCTAACTGAGGAGCCCGTTCCAGAGGAGACTGTAAGCGAGACTCACTATCATGATCCCGCACGTGAAGAAGCAGAAGTGGCACGTAAGCAAATGCTTAAGGACGCCCAGGAATTTGCTGAAGAGCAGGTTCGGAATGCATCTCTAGAAGCGGAACAGATTGTTGAATCCTCAAAAGCGGAGGCTGAAGAGTGGTGGAAACAACGCCGTGAGCAGGATGAACATCTGGTAGAGGCCGTCAAAGCAGATGCTTATCAGCATGGGTATCAGGAAGGTGTATCTCAAGCTGAACAAGAGATGCAGCTCAAAGTTGCAGCGATGATGGAAGAAGCGCGTGCTGTTTTGAATGAGGCATATAAGGCAAGAGATGTCATTATTCAGGAAGCTGAACCTTTTTTAGTAGAACTAAGTTGTGATATTGCTGAGAAAATTGTGGATAGACAGTTAACGGTAGAACCGCAATTTGCAATGGATTTGATTCGGAAAAATTTGGCCCGCAAACGAGAGCAGGGTTTGATCTCACTCTGTGTATCTCCTGCACTGTTCGCTTTTGTAAACGCAGCGAGGGAAGAATTATCATTAGTGGTTGACTCGCAGGCTGAACTACAAATCTTGCCTGACTCGACCGTGAAAGATCAAGGTTGTGTAATCCGCTCCTCCTTTGGCAGCATAGATGCTCGAATCGATACTCAGCTTGCAGAAATCAAAAAAGAGCTGGTTAGAATCGCGCTGGACACTGATGAGCAGAGAAATGGGGAAGAAGATGCTTGA
- the fliG gene encoding flagellar motor switch protein FliG, which produces MAKASQQGLSGRQKAAILLITLGPEVSAQIFKHLRDEEIEQLTLEIANVRKVDSSEKESIMSEFHQICLAQEYISQGGINYAKEILEKALGSAKAMEVINRLTATLQVRPFDFARKADPNQILNFIQNENVQTIALVLSYLQFEQSAAILSSLPQEKQAEVARRIAVMDSTSPEVITQIERVLEQKLSATVTQDYTNAGGIESIVQILNGVDRGTERTILDSLEIQDPELAEEIKKRMFVFEDIVNVDNRSIQRIIRDIDNADLQLALKVASEEVRDVIFRNMSKRMAETFREEMEYMGPVRLRDVEEAQTRIVGTIRRLEESGEIIIARGGGDDIIV; this is translated from the coding sequence ATGGCAAAGGCTAGTCAGCAGGGGCTAAGTGGTCGTCAAAAGGCCGCGATCCTGCTTATCACACTAGGGCCCGAGGTATCGGCGCAAATATTTAAACATTTAAGAGACGAGGAGATTGAACAACTGACTCTCGAAATTGCCAATGTCCGTAAAGTGGACAGCAGTGAAAAAGAGTCGATCATGTCTGAGTTCCATCAGATATGCCTTGCCCAAGAATATATATCACAAGGCGGTATTAACTACGCCAAAGAGATTCTGGAGAAAGCGCTTGGTTCAGCAAAAGCCATGGAGGTCATTAATCGTCTGACCGCAACTTTGCAGGTAAGACCCTTCGATTTTGCACGCAAAGCTGATCCTAACCAGATTTTGAACTTTATCCAGAATGAGAATGTCCAGACTATCGCACTTGTATTGTCTTATCTACAATTCGAACAATCCGCAGCTATTCTCTCCTCGCTACCTCAAGAGAAGCAGGCGGAGGTGGCTAGAAGAATTGCTGTAATGGACAGTACCTCTCCGGAGGTCATTACACAAATTGAACGAGTACTAGAGCAGAAGCTTTCTGCTACTGTAACTCAGGATTATACAAATGCTGGCGGTATCGAATCGATCGTGCAAATCTTGAATGGAGTTGACCGGGGGACAGAGCGCACAATTCTGGATTCCCTCGAAATTCAAGATCCAGAGCTTGCCGAAGAGATCAAGAAGCGGATGTTCGTCTTCGAGGATATAGTCAATGTGGACAATCGTTCGATTCAGCGTATTATTCGTGATATTGATAATGCGGATCTGCAGCTTGCCCTTAAAGTTGCAAGCGAAGAAGTACGAGATGTTATTTTCCGGAATATGTCCAAACGTATGGCAGAGACATTCCGAGAAGAAATGGAGTACATGGGCCCAGTGCGGTTGCGTGATGTAGAAGAAGCACAAACGCGTATTGTAGGCACGATCCGCAGACTCGAAGAGTCTGGAGAAATTATCATCGCTCGTGGCGGAGGAGATGACATCATTGTCTAA
- the fliF gene encoding flagellar basal-body MS-ring/collar protein FliF — MNERFAQYREKVTLYWNRFSGKQKILFFSTLFIILIIIVVLTMQLSKTEYEVAFQDLDSTDSAGVMTYLDSAGVSYRLSQDGKSISVPSTEAARIKVDIGSQGIVQGGSIGYKVFNDNSSMIGTTDSEFNVKYNNALNGEVEQLMRSMQGIKDAKVLINLPKETVFASQADQEQASASVVLSFNPGFRPSQDNIDGYFNLVKTAVPNLPIDNITIANNEVELMPTAKGGQAGVSSQVEENFALQKKFEEEVKKDVKQFLSTLTGPDKVDVLVFSKLNFDKENRKEDLVTPVDTENMKGIEISSQIISNSYSGQGNTTGGVAGTGSQDVTGYPSQAGTDTSTSEESSETRNYEVNRITKDVIASPFTVKDLTINVAVEPPTGKNTLDDATSAAIQNILVNIVRASLADSGITYTDADLTKKVSVYSQQFGGTAANTTPGGLATWMLWAIGAAALLVGAGGGYLIYRSRKKTVEEEDEDIPLQVPTEFPSINLESLTNDSQVRKQLESLAKKKPDEFVNLLRTWLADEQR; from the coding sequence GTGAATGAAAGATTTGCCCAATATCGGGAGAAGGTTACCCTGTATTGGAACAGATTTAGTGGTAAACAGAAGATTTTATTCTTTTCAACATTGTTTATCATTCTAATAATAATTGTAGTATTAACCATGCAGCTTTCAAAGACAGAATATGAAGTAGCGTTTCAAGATTTGGACAGCACGGATTCGGCTGGAGTAATGACTTACTTGGATTCAGCAGGTGTTTCATACCGATTAAGCCAAGATGGAAAGAGTATCTCTGTGCCTAGCACAGAAGCGGCTCGAATTAAGGTGGATATCGGTTCTCAGGGGATTGTCCAGGGAGGCTCAATCGGTTATAAAGTCTTTAATGATAATTCGTCAATGATAGGAACGACAGATAGTGAGTTTAATGTGAAGTATAATAATGCATTAAACGGCGAAGTAGAACAGTTAATGAGAAGTATGCAAGGAATTAAGGATGCTAAAGTGCTAATTAATCTTCCTAAAGAGACAGTTTTTGCCTCTCAAGCTGATCAGGAGCAAGCATCTGCATCTGTAGTGCTTTCATTTAATCCAGGGTTCAGACCCAGTCAAGATAATATAGATGGGTATTTTAACCTTGTGAAGACTGCGGTTCCTAATCTACCAATCGATAACATTACGATTGCTAATAATGAAGTCGAGTTAATGCCAACGGCCAAAGGTGGACAAGCAGGAGTTTCTAGCCAGGTCGAAGAGAACTTCGCTCTTCAGAAGAAATTCGAAGAAGAAGTAAAGAAAGATGTGAAACAATTCCTTAGCACTCTTACGGGTCCAGATAAAGTTGATGTTCTTGTATTTTCGAAGCTAAACTTTGACAAGGAAAACCGGAAAGAGGATCTCGTAACCCCTGTGGATACAGAGAACATGAAGGGGATTGAGATCAGTTCACAAATCATCAGTAATTCGTATTCCGGCCAAGGAAATACAACTGGCGGAGTGGCAGGCACTGGTTCACAAGATGTAACGGGCTATCCTTCGCAAGCTGGTACGGATACTTCTACCTCGGAGGAATCTTCTGAAACGAGGAATTATGAAGTTAACCGAATCACAAAGGATGTCATCGCTAGTCCTTTTACTGTTAAAGATTTAACCATAAATGTTGCGGTTGAACCACCTACAGGAAAAAATACTTTGGATGATGCTACATCAGCAGCAATTCAAAACATTTTGGTAAATATTGTTCGTGCTTCTCTTGCAGATTCAGGTATTACATATACAGACGCTGATTTAACCAAAAAGGTTTCGGTGTATTCTCAACAATTTGGCGGTACCGCTGCCAACACTACACCAGGTGGTCTCGCCACATGGATGTTATGGGCAATCGGAGCAGCTGCGTTGCTGGTTGGAGCAGGTGGAGGATATCTGATCTACCGGAGTCGTAAGAAGACTGTGGAAGAGGAAGATGAAGACATTCCATTGCAGGTTCCTACCGAATTTCCATCTATTAATTTGGAGAGTTTGACGAATGACAGTCAAGTTCGTAAGCAATTGGAAAGTTTGGCAAAGAAAAAGCCAGACGAATTCGTAAATCTGCTGCGTACATGGCTTGCAGACGAACAGAGGTGA
- the fliE gene encoding flagellar hook-basal body complex protein FliE, with the protein MIQNITNGVQAVQQLAMKPTSAEVSSTPANSMESFGSYLENALNKVADQEQHAKDMSNKFILGEVNIDEVMISSQQALLSLQLTTQVRNKVIEAYQEIMRTQI; encoded by the coding sequence TTGATACAGAATATCACTAATGGGGTTCAAGCTGTTCAGCAGCTTGCCATGAAACCAACATCTGCCGAAGTTTCATCCACTCCTGCTAATTCCATGGAGAGCTTTGGCTCTTATCTAGAGAATGCACTTAATAAAGTGGCAGACCAGGAACAACATGCTAAGGATATGAGTAATAAATTTATATTGGGAGAAGTGAATATAGACGAAGTGATGATTTCTTCCCAACAGGCTTTACTGAGTTTGCAGTTGACTACACAAGTCCGGAACAAAGTGATAGAAGCCTATCAAGAAATTATGAGAACTCAGATTTAA
- the flgC gene encoding flagellar basal body rod protein FlgC: MNFGSSFGISASALTAQRLRMDVISSNVANAETTRASVVDGKAVPYRRKLVVMEASESNKFSNILNSKMNGSSSEGVKVQSIIEDASPLKPVYNPSHPDADAEGYVYMPNVDITKEMVDMLSASRSYEANVTMLNASKAMVSKALEIGR, translated from the coding sequence ATGAACTTTGGTAGTAGTTTTGGGATAAGCGCATCAGCATTAACAGCTCAACGGTTGCGGATGGATGTGATTTCCTCCAACGTGGCTAATGCGGAAACTACAAGAGCGTCGGTGGTTGATGGCAAAGCAGTTCCATACCGTCGTAAACTTGTTGTTATGGAAGCGTCCGAAAGTAATAAGTTCTCGAATATACTAAATTCGAAAATGAACGGTAGTAGTAGTGAAGGTGTTAAGGTGCAGTCCATCATAGAAGATGCTTCACCGTTAAAGCCAGTATACAATCCGAGCCATCCTGATGCGGATGCTGAAGGTTATGTCTATATGCCAAATGTAGATATTACCAAAGAAATGGTTGATATGTTATCTGCATCTCGTTCTTATGAAGCCAATGTAACGATGCTAAACGCATCTAAAGCTATGGTAAGTAAAGCGCTTGAAATTGGCCGTTAA
- the flgB gene encoding flagellar basal body rod protein FlgB, protein MGLLNSVSFQRLQGGIDAANKRQSVLANNVANEDTPNFKRSDVSFESFLQQQESGIKPTLSAKVTDSRHFQFGTNRIVPAAVVSTDETTSMNNNDNNVDVDREMALSAENQLRYSSYIEQMNSQISMMRTVIQGG, encoded by the coding sequence TTGGGATTGCTGAATAGTGTCAGTTTTCAACGATTGCAGGGAGGCATTGATGCTGCCAATAAACGACAAAGTGTTCTAGCAAATAACGTAGCTAACGAAGATACACCAAACTTCAAACGTTCTGATGTTTCATTCGAAAGTTTCCTTCAACAACAGGAAAGTGGAATAAAACCTACACTTAGCGCGAAGGTAACGGACTCCCGACATTTTCAATTTGGTACCAACAGAATTGTACCAGCTGCTGTCGTTAGTACGGATGAAACTACCTCAATGAACAATAACGACAACAATGTGGATGTAGATCGGGAAATGGCGTTAAGCGCTGAGAACCAACTCAGGTATAGTTCTTATATCGAACAGATGAACAGTCAGATTTCGATGATGCGAACTGTAATTCAAGGAGGATAA
- the hslU gene encoding ATP-dependent protease ATPase subunit HslU — protein MVNQSLTPRQIVAELDKYIVGQKQAKKSVAVALRNRYRRSLLAEELRDEVVPKNILMIGPTGVGKTEIARRLAKLVNAPFIKVEATKFTEVGYVGRDVESMVRDLVETSIRMVKLERTEKVKDRAEELANERIVSILVPSSSKNKSQKNPFEMIFGGNSGQEDSKEDSEPDGSLSERRRGVRFKLLAGQLEDDIIEIDVEDTAPSMMDMFAGQGNDQMGMNMQEMFGSLLPKRTKKRKLPIREARKVLIQDEAAKLIDMDDVIQESVTRAEQSGIIFIDEIDKVASQGKGSGPDVSREGVQRDILPIVEGSTIMTKYGPVKTDYVLFMAAGAFHIAKPSDLIPELQGRFPIRVELSSLTLEDFVSILTEPENALTKQYVNLLKTENIEVEFQKDAIYEIAKIAASVNQNMENIGARRLHTILEKLLEDLSFEAPELTLDTMVITPEYVREKLASIAQDRDLSQYIL, from the coding sequence ATGGTGAATCAATCGCTAACACCCCGTCAAATCGTAGCCGAATTGGATAAATATATTGTAGGTCAGAAACAAGCTAAGAAATCGGTAGCTGTTGCGCTTCGTAATCGTTATCGGCGCAGTCTGCTAGCTGAGGAACTGCGTGATGAAGTCGTTCCTAAGAACATCTTGATGATCGGACCTACCGGTGTAGGGAAAACAGAGATTGCCCGGCGTCTAGCAAAGCTTGTCAATGCTCCGTTCATCAAAGTGGAGGCAACTAAATTCACTGAGGTGGGTTATGTGGGGCGAGATGTGGAGTCTATGGTTCGTGATCTGGTAGAGACCTCAATTCGTATGGTGAAGCTGGAACGTACGGAAAAGGTGAAGGATCGTGCAGAAGAACTGGCTAACGAGCGGATTGTCTCTATTTTAGTGCCTTCGTCTTCAAAAAATAAATCTCAGAAGAATCCTTTTGAGATGATTTTTGGCGGGAATTCTGGTCAAGAGGATTCAAAAGAAGATTCCGAGCCGGATGGAAGCTTAAGTGAACGCCGCCGCGGGGTTAGATTTAAGCTGCTCGCTGGTCAATTGGAAGACGATATCATTGAAATAGATGTTGAGGATACTGCGCCATCTATGATGGATATGTTTGCCGGGCAAGGGAACGACCAGATGGGTATGAATATGCAAGAAATGTTTGGTAGTTTGCTTCCAAAGCGGACGAAGAAGCGCAAGCTTCCTATTCGTGAGGCGCGTAAAGTGCTGATTCAGGATGAAGCGGCCAAACTGATTGATATGGACGATGTGATTCAGGAATCTGTGACTCGGGCAGAACAATCGGGTATTATTTTTATCGATGAGATCGATAAGGTTGCAAGTCAAGGGAAGGGTTCTGGTCCGGATGTGTCACGTGAAGGTGTGCAGAGAGATATCCTTCCTATAGTAGAAGGATCTACAATTATGACGAAGTACGGACCTGTGAAGACGGATTATGTGCTCTTCATGGCTGCAGGGGCTTTTCATATTGCCAAACCTTCTGATCTTATTCCTGAGCTACAGGGGCGGTTTCCGATTCGAGTAGAACTAAGCAGTCTGACACTGGAGGATTTTGTATCCATTTTAACGGAGCCAGAGAACGCTTTGACGAAACAATACGTTAATTTGCTAAAGACAGAGAACATTGAAGTGGAATTCCAGAAGGATGCTATTTATGAAATCGCCAAAATAGCTGCTTCAGTGAATCAAAATATGGAGAACATAGGTGCTCGGCGACTTCATACCATTTTGGAGAAGCTTTTGGAGGATCTATCTTTTGAAGCTCCTGAACTGACTTTGGACACTATGGTTATCACACCGGAGTATGTGCGTGAGAAATTGGCAAGTATCGCACAGGATCGTGATTTAAGCCAGTATATTCTTTAA
- the hslV gene encoding ATP-dependent protease subunit HslV, with the protein MVPSFHATTICAVRHNGQAAIAGDGQVTFGESVIMKTTARKVRRLYRGQVIAGFAGSVADAITLFEKFEGKLEEHHGNLQRAAVELAKDWRQDRILRKLEALMIVMDKEGMLLISGNGEIIEPDDDVLAIGSGGNFALASGRALKRHAPNLAAADIAREALQIASEICVYTNSNIIVEQL; encoded by the coding sequence ATGGTACCGAGCTTTCATGCGACTACAATTTGTGCTGTAAGACATAACGGACAGGCAGCTATAGCAGGTGATGGTCAGGTTACATTCGGAGAGAGTGTAATCATGAAGACGACGGCCAGAAAAGTTCGTCGTTTATACAGGGGACAAGTAATAGCAGGGTTCGCAGGATCAGTAGCGGATGCTATCACCTTGTTTGAAAAATTCGAAGGCAAGCTGGAGGAGCACCATGGAAACCTGCAACGGGCAGCCGTAGAATTAGCGAAAGATTGGCGTCAAGATCGTATTCTTCGTAAACTTGAGGCATTGATGATTGTGATGGATAAGGAAGGAATGCTCTTGATCTCCGGAAATGGTGAAATTATCGAGCCGGATGATGATGTGCTTGCTATTGGTTCCGGTGGTAATTTTGCGCTTGCTTCGGGTCGAGCCCTCAAACGTCATGCTCCAAATCTTGCCGCTGCGGATATTGCTAGAGAAGCTCTTCAAATTGCATCTGAAATATGTGTGTATACTAACTCCAATATTATTGTTGAGCAATTATAG
- the trmFO gene encoding FADH(2)-oxidizing methylenetetrahydrofolate--tRNA-(uracil(54)-C(5))-methyltransferase TrmFO, giving the protein MTDTAKVTVIGAGLAGSEAAWQIASLGVPVRLYEMRPVVKTPAHHTNQFAELVCSNSLRANGLGNAVGVLKEEMRRLNSLVLGAADRHAVPAGGALAVDRDGFSGEITNTLHNHPLVEVINEELTHIPEEGIVVIATGPLTSPALSAEIKGLLGEEYFYFYDAAAPIVEKDSIDMNKVYLASRYDKGEAAYLNCPMTEEEFDVFYDALISAETAALKDFEKEIYFEGCMPIEIMMKRGKQTALFGPMKPVGLINPHTGKLPYAVVQLRQDNAAGTLYNLVGFQTHLKWGEQKRVFSLIPGLENAEYVRYGVMHRNTFINSPKLLHPTYQMKGKERLFFAGQMTGVEGYVESAASGLIAGINAARAALGQEGLVFPQDTVLGSMPAYITSADPEHFQPMNANFGLLPKVEKKIRNKKEKNELLAHRALDSLAEYANRTGLAYVEPEAIDNQA; this is encoded by the coding sequence GTGACAGATACAGCAAAAGTAACAGTAATTGGAGCAGGTCTCGCAGGAAGTGAAGCGGCCTGGCAAATAGCATCTTTAGGAGTACCAGTAAGATTGTATGAAATGAGACCTGTGGTGAAGACGCCAGCACACCACACAAATCAATTCGCAGAATTAGTATGCAGCAACTCCTTGCGGGCGAATGGTTTAGGCAATGCTGTTGGTGTATTAAAAGAAGAAATGCGACGTTTAAACTCACTTGTACTAGGTGCAGCTGACCGCCACGCTGTACCTGCTGGTGGCGCACTTGCCGTGGATCGGGACGGTTTCTCGGGAGAGATCACCAATACATTGCACAATCATCCACTCGTGGAAGTCATAAATGAAGAACTTACGCATATACCGGAGGAAGGGATTGTTGTTATTGCAACAGGCCCACTTACCTCACCGGCATTATCCGCTGAAATTAAGGGTCTATTAGGTGAGGAGTATTTCTATTTTTATGATGCTGCTGCACCGATTGTTGAGAAGGACAGCATTGATATGAATAAAGTGTATCTTGCTTCCCGTTATGATAAAGGAGAAGCGGCATATCTGAACTGTCCAATGACTGAAGAGGAGTTTGACGTGTTTTATGATGCGTTGATTTCTGCAGAGACGGCGGCGCTCAAGGATTTTGAGAAAGAGATATACTTTGAGGGCTGTATGCCTATCGAAATCATGATGAAGCGCGGTAAGCAAACCGCGTTATTCGGTCCGATGAAGCCTGTGGGACTTATTAATCCGCACACAGGAAAGCTTCCATACGCAGTAGTACAGCTTCGTCAGGATAACGCTGCCGGAACGCTTTACAATCTTGTTGGCTTTCAAACGCATTTGAAATGGGGCGAGCAGAAGCGTGTGTTCTCGCTGATCCCCGGTCTTGAGAACGCTGAATACGTTCGGTATGGTGTAATGCACAGAAATACCTTTATTAATTCTCCTAAACTCTTGCATCCTACTTATCAGATGAAGGGCAAGGAAAGGCTGTTCTTTGCTGGCCAAATGACCGGTGTGGAGGGTTATGTGGAATCAGCGGCTTCAGGTCTTATAGCCGGAATCAACGCTGCTAGGGCAGCACTCGGTCAAGAGGGGTTGGTCTTCCCACAAGATACGGTTCTTGGCAGTATGCCAGCTTATATTACTTCCGCCGATCCAGAGCATTTTCAACCTATGAATGCCAATTTCGGTCTTTTGCCGAAGGTGGAGAAGAAGATTCGTAATAAGAAAGAAAAAAATGAGCTGCTAGCTCATCGTGCACTAGACAGTCTTGCTGAGTACGCCAATCGTACTGGCCTCGCTTATGTAGAGCCGGAAGCTATCGATAACCAAGCATAA